A DNA window from Hydractinia symbiolongicarpus strain clone_291-10 chromosome 6, HSymV2.1, whole genome shotgun sequence contains the following coding sequences:
- the LOC130648302 gene encoding protocadherin Fat 4-like, with amino-acid sequence MMFKTMAAILFLMNAGVASQSMGKYSAPQNLKPRFYRDCSPLRLYVEENTRPGFLLTDISNCVTDDENDILSYRIDSGVGSEICTINESSGELKLKISPDREKKSSYRFKVFASDNFESGINREASLNVELRISDQNDNRPVFNKTTYHADIPENVDVGSKILKVLATDLDDAYNKDVLYFFKEGTDHGHFQLDQNSGTITVAKGLDYENKSRYDLFVVAKDEGIPELSGETQVIINVADVGDTRPYFLAHSCQKDVKENVPKGERICKVEAKDGDKGVNNEINYAITAGDPYGLFHINNRTGVITVEGEIDRESYVNIELNITAYEVPQPESSATIKFKITFLDENDNKPKFDKESYLVKVEKQNLNAGTILTKSIKATDEDATVKNNEIIYSLRYDDDKYFNILSDSGVLVLRNDLTNITSNKIIIFVSAREKNTKEGYNAIARVTVQIVPSPSAPAFRADNSLSSAYTGNIFIVALSALCALFPM; translated from the exons ATGATGTTTAAAACTatggctgccattttgtttctaaTGAATGCAGGCGTAGCTAGTCAGTCAATGG GAAAATATTCTGCTCCACAAAACTTAAAACCAAGATTTTATAGAGACTGCTCTCCACTGAGACTATATGTTGAAGAAAACACAAGACCAGGATTTCTACTTACAGACATTAGCAATTGTGTAACAGACGATGAAAATGATATACTAAGTTATCGTATTGATTCTGGAGTGGGCTCAGAAATCTGCACCATAAATGAAAGTAGCGGagaattgaaattaaaaatctcGCCAGACCGAGAG AAAAAGAGTTCGTATCGGTTCAAGGTGTTTGCATCAGATAATTTTGAAAGCGGGATAAATCGCGAGGCTAGTCTGAATGTGGAGCTTCGTATTTCAGATCAAAACGACAACAGACCTGTGTTTAACAAAACTACATATCACGCAGATATCCCTGAG AACGTGGACGTTGGaagtaaaatattaaaagtgcTTGCCACAGACCTAGATGATGCTTATAACAAAGATgttctttatttcttcaaagAAGGGACTGATCATGGCCATTTTCAATTGGATCAGAATTCGGGCACTATCACAGTTGCTAAAGGTTTAGATTATGAAAACAAATCACGATACGACTTATTTGTCGTTGCCAAG GATGAAGGAATTCCTGAACTATCGGGAGAAACACAAGTTATCATAAATGTGGCCGATGTTGGTGACACTCGGCCATATTTTCTTGCACATTCTTGTCAGAAGGATGTCAAAGAAAACGTACCGAAGGGAGAGAGAATTTGCAAGGTGGAAGCCAAAGACGGGGACAAAGGCGTTAATAATGAAATCAATTACGCAATTACAGCCG GAGATCCATACGGTTTATTTCACATTAATAACAGGACAGGGGTTATCACTGTGGAAGGAGAAATCGACCGGGAATCTTACGTTAACATTGAACTTAACATAACAGCATATGAAGTACCACAACCGGAATCGAGCGCAACCATTAAGTTCAAAATTACTTTTCTTGATGAAAATGATAACAAACCGAAATTTGACAAGGAAAGTTATTTGGTAAAGGTTGAAAAGCAAAACCTCAATGCTGGtacaattttaacaaaatcaatAAAGGCTACGGACGAAGATGCTACG GTGAAGAATAACGAAATAATCTATTCACTAAGATATGACGACGACAAATACTTCAACATTTTGTCAGACTCTGGAGTTTTAGTGCTACGAAATGACCTGACAAACATAACTTCAAATAAAATCATAATTTTT GTATCTGcaagagaaaaaaatacaaaggagGGTTACAACGCAATAGCAAGAGTAACAGTGCAAATTGTTCCTTCGCCCAGCGCACCTGCGTTTAGAGCAGACAACTCCCTATCATCTGCATATACAGGGAATATATTTATTGTTGCTTTGTCGGCCTTGTGTGCTCTTTTTCCTATGTGA